A region from the Papio anubis isolate 15944 chromosome 6, Panubis1.0, whole genome shotgun sequence genome encodes:
- the LOC116275278 gene encoding endogenous retrovirus group K member 8 Rec protein-like, translating into MNPLEMRRKAPPRRQKTCNGASSTLQVNKMVISEEQMKLPSTKEAELPTWAQLKKLTQLAKKSLKNTRVTRTSENMLLAALMIVSTVSTGIASSSEETATSKNGP; encoded by the exons ATGAACCCGTTGGAGATGCGAAGAAAAGCGCCTCCGCGGAGACAGAAAACCTGCAATGGAGCATCATCGACTCTCCAGGTAAACAAAATGGTGATATCAGAAGAACAGATGAAGTTGCCATCCACCAAGGAAGCGGAGCTGCCGACTTGGGCCCAGTTAAAGAAGCTGACACAGTTAGCTAAAAAAAGCCTAAAGAACACAAGGGTAACACGAACTTCAGAGAATATGCTGCTTGCAGCTTTGATGATTGTATCAACGGTG TCTACAGGTATAGCCAGCAGCTCAGAAGAGACAGCGACCAGCAAGAATGGGCCATAA
- the RPL7L1 gene encoding 60S ribosomal protein L7-like 1 produces MISSCTTRKMAEQEQRKIPLVPENLLKKRKAYQALKATQAKQALLAKKEQRKGKGLRFKRLESFLHDSWRQKRDKVRLRRLEVKPHALELPDKHSLAFVVRMERIDGVSLLVQRTIARLRLKKIFSGVFVKVTPQNLKMLRIVEPYVTWGFPNLKSVRELILKRGQAKVKNKTIPLTDNTVIEEHLGKFGVICLEDLIHEIAFPGKHFQEISWFLRPFHLSVARHATKNRVGFLKEMGTPGYRGERINQLIRQLN; encoded by the exons ATGATCAGTAGCTGCACCACTAGAAAGATGGCGGAGCAAGA GCAAAGAAAAATCCCTTTGGTTCCAGAAAATCTGCTGAAAAAGAGGAAGGCTTATCAAGCCCTCAAAGCCACCCAGGCAAAGCAGGCACTTTTGGCAAAGAAGGAG cagaggaaaggaaaagggctcAGGTTTAAGCGACTGGAATCATTCCTACATGATTCCTGGCGGCAGAAACGTGACAAGGTGCGTCTCAGACGACTAGAAGTGAAACCTCATGCCTTGGAATTGCCAGACAAACATTCCTTGGCCTTTGTTGTACGCATGGAAAG GATTGATGGTGTGAGTTTATTGGTGCAGAGAACCATTGCAAGACTTCgcctaaagaaaatttttagtgGTGTCTTTGTAAAAGTCACCCCCCAGAACCTAAAAATGCTGCGTATAGTGGAACCTTATGTGACCTGGGG ATTTCCAAATCTGAAGTCTGTCCGAGAACTCATTTTGAAACGTGGACAAGCCAAGGTCAAGAATAAGACCATCCCTCTGACAGACAACACAGTGATTGAGGAGCACCTGG GGAAGTTTGGCGTCATTTGCTTGGAAGACCTCATTCATGAAATTGCCTTCCCAGGGAAGCATTTCCAGGAGATCTCATGGTTCTTGCGCCCTTTCCACCTCTCAGTGGCCCGACATGCTACCAAAAATAGAGTGGGCTTCCTCAAGGAGATGGGCACACCTGGCTATCGGGGTGAACGCATCAATCAGCTCATCCGCCAGCTGAACTAG
- the C6H6orf226 gene encoding LOW QUALITY PROTEIN: uncharacterized protein C6orf226 homolog (The sequence of the model RefSeq protein was modified relative to this genomic sequence to represent the inferred CDS: substituted 1 base at 1 genomic stop codon): protein MERPRSPRCSAPAPAPASVTLAQLLQLVQQGRELPGLERRHIAAIHGEPTASRLPRRPKPWEAAALAESLPPPTHRIGTAPAEPGLAEAATAPSSXHTAGS from the coding sequence ATGGAGCGTCCTCGCAGTCCCCGCTGctcggccccggccccggccccggcttCGGTTACCCTGGCGCAGCTCCTGCAGCTGGTCCAGCAGGGCCGGGAGCTCCCGGGTCTGGAGAGACGCCACATCGCGGCGATACACGGCGAACCCACGGCGTCCCGGCTCCCGCGGAGGCCCAAGCCCTGGGAGGCCGCGGCACTGGCTGAGTCCCTTCCTCCTCCGACCCACAGGATAGGAACGGCCCCGGCGGAGCCTGGCTTGGCTGAGGCAGCGACTGCACCTTCTTCATGACACACAGCGGGCTCCTGA